The following proteins are co-located in the Primulina tabacum isolate GXHZ01 chromosome 11, ASM2559414v2, whole genome shotgun sequence genome:
- the LOC142518268 gene encoding uncharacterized protein LOC142518268: MPQLKWAQKTSSSYRRRDSPDQRPPVSMTPTRNDSDEQNGEEGKPWNLRPRKGVVKAVPFQKKEICARNFGNFGDLRNEGVGNGVNLQRVRGLMDGGQQAGGGLERKEKTMKLWISLSREEIEEDVYALTGSRPARRPRKWPKNVQKQLDNLYPGLYLVGVAADSYRIHDASN, from the exons ATGCCGCAACTCAAATGGGCTCAGAAAACTTCGTCCTCCTACCGGCGCCGCGACTCTCCCGATCAGCGCCCCCCCGTTTCCATGACACCGACTAGGAACGACTCGGATGAGCAGAATGGGGAGGAGGGCAAGCCCTGGAACTTGAGGCCGCGAAAGGGAGTCGTAAAAGCGGTGCCTTTTCAGAAGAAAGAAATTTGTGCCAGGAACTTTGGTAATTTTGGTGATTTGAGAAACGAAGGGGTTGGTAACGGCGTGAATTTGCAGAGGGTGAGGGGTTTGATGGATGGAGGGCAGCAGGCTGGTGGTGGTCTGGAGAGGAAGGAGAAGACGATGAAGCTCTGGATTTCGCTGTCTAGGGAAGAAATCGAGGAGGATGTTTATGCTTTAACGGGGTCGAGGCCCGCCCGCAGGCCAAGAAAATGGCCTAAGAATGTTCAGAAACAGCTCGAT AACCTGTACCCTGGACTGTATTTGGTGGGAGTTGCAGCGGACTCATATAGGATTCATGATGCTTCG AACTAA